The following nucleotide sequence is from Micromonospora sp. WMMD1120.
CTCCGCTCCGGCACCCCCGGTGCCGGCAGGTGGCCAATGGGAAGGTCAGTAACCGTGCATTACGCAGCATCGGGCGGCGGGGCCGGCGGTTTCACGCCGATCCTGATGATCGCCCTGCTCTTCGGCGTCATGTATTTCATGATGATCCGGCCGCAGCAGAAGCGCCGTCGTGAGGCGGAGGCCATGCAGTCCAACCTCGGCCCCGGCGACGAGGTCGTGACGATCGGCGGGCTCTACGGCACGGTCACCGGCGTCGAGGACGAGACCGTCCTGCTCGAGGTCGCCCCGGGCGTGCAGACCCGCTACGCCCGCCCGGCCATCGCCCGGGTGGTCACCCGCGCGGAGCTGCCGAGCGAGCCGGTCACCGAGGACGCGGACACCGCGAAGGACTGACCGTCCCCCCCGGGGATGGTGGCCGGTCCGCCGGCCTCCGGGGTCGCCGCGCCGACGGGGCAGCGGACGAGACGTGAAAACTGGATAGTTGGGTCGACGTCGGGCGTCGACACGTTCCCGTGACCGTCGGCGATCCGCGCCGGGGTGCCCGGTCCTCGTGTCGGCCACTCGTCGGCTCAAGGCAGACCCCGTCGGGCGGGACCACCGGCCCGACACCGCCGTCGCTACGCAGAGCGGCGCGACCGTACAGGGAGACAGGACAGCCGTGGCACCACCTCAGGGACAGATGCGCCCCGGGCGGCAGCTCGCCGTGCTCGGGTTCATCTTCGTGGTCCTCTATCTTCTGGTGTTCTTCGCCGGCACCAACGGCAGCCTGAAGGACCGGCTCGAGCCCAAGCTCGGCCTGGACCTGATCGGCGGCACCCGGCTGACGCTGGAGGCGACCAACTCCGTCGACGGCAGGCCGCCGACCGCGGAGAACCTCGAGGAGGCCCGGCAGATCATCGAGAGCCGGGTCAACGGGCTCGGTGTTGCCGAGGCCGAGGTGGTCACCGAGGGCAACCGGAACATCGTCATCTCCCTGCCCGGTGAGAACCGGGACATCGACGAGGTGGGCAGCGCGGCCGAGCTGCGCTTCCGCAAGGTGCTCAAGGCCGCGGACGGCAGCGGGACCGTCGCCGCACCGCCGGCCGCCACGCCGACCCCGTCCGGCGCCGCGACCCCGACCCCGACCGGTGGCGCCACGCCCACCCCGACCGGCAGCCCGTCGCCGAAGGTGACCTCGTCGCCGAGCGGTGGTCAGGGCGGCATGGCGCCCGCGTCGCCGAGCGCCACCCCGACGCCGCCGGCGTCCGCGTCGGCCACCCCGAGCGCCACCGCCAGCGCCGAGCCGGTTCCGGCCAGCGTCGAGGAGCAGCGCAAGGCCATCGAGCAGAAGGTCGGCGCCGCCGCCTGGCAGGCCGCCAGCGGGCTGCAGGCCCCGGCCGACCTGACCGCCGACCCGTCGCTGGGCGACAAGCTCAAGCCGTTCGGCACGCTGACGCCGCAGGAGGTCGCGGTGCTGCCGGCCCAGATGCAGTTCAACGTGCCGACGATCGGCTGCGCGCAGCTCGACAAGCGCCCGCCGGCCTCGATCTCCGACCCGAAGCAGCAGGTCGTCGCCTGCGAGGACGGCGCCTCGAAGTACCTCCTCGACCAGGCCAAGGTCGAGGGCACCGACGTGGGCGACGCCGACGCGGTGCTCGACCAGACCAACTCCTGGGTCGTCAGTCTGGACTTCACCGGCGAGGGCCAGGGCAAGTGGACGGCCCTGACCCGGGAGGCGTTCAACAACGAGGGTCAGGCCTGCGACGCGACAGCGCTGGGCCAGGACGGCAAGTGCCGGGTGGCCGTCGTGCTGGACAACGAGATCGTCTCCTCCCCGGAGATCCAGGGCGTGCTGACCGGCAACTCCCAGATCACCGGTAACTTCAACCAGAAGGACGCCAGCGCGCTCGCCGGCCAGCTGCGCTACGGCGCGCTGCCGGTGACCTTCGAGCCGCAGGAGCAGCAGAACGTCACCGCGACGCTGGGTGCCAGCCACCTGCGTGCCGGTCTGCTCGCGGCCGGGATCGGCATGCTGCTGGTCATCATCTACTCGTTCTTCTACTACCGGCTGCTCGGCTCGGTCATCTTCCTGAGCCTCATCCTCTCCGCGCTGCTGGTCTTCGGCGCGCTGGTGGTGCTCGGCCGGCAGATCGGCTTCACGCTCACCCTCGCCGGCATCGCCGGCATGATCGTCTCACTCGGTGTGGCGGCGGACTCGTTCGTCATCTACTTCGAACGGTTGAAGGACGAGATCCGGGAGGGGCGCAGCCCGCGTAGCGCCGTGCCCCGGGCCTGGATCCGGGCCCGCCGGACGATCATCTCGGCCAACGCGATCACCCTGCTCTCCGCGGTGGTGCTCTACGTGGTCTCGGTCGGCACGGTGAAGGGCTTCGCGTTCGCCCTGGGCCTGGCCACAGTGCTCGACCTGGTCGTGGTCTTCCTCTTCCGGCACCCGATCATGACGATGTTCGCCCGGACCCGGGCGTTCCTGTCCCCGCGGGTCAGCGGGTTGGGCCGGGCGTTGCCCGCCCGGACCCAGCCGACCCAGCCCCGCAACCCGCGCGCCAAGGAGGCCTGAGATGGCGAGAAACGGTTTGGCGAGCCGTCTCTACAACGGCGAGGCCGGCCTCAACATCGTCGGCCGGCGCAAGCTCTGGTTCAGCGTCGCCGGGCTCCTGGTCCTGATCGCGATCCTCAGCTTCTCGATCCGCGGCTTCAGCCTGGGCATCGAGTTCGCCGGTGGCAACTCGTTCCAGGTGCCGGCGAGCGTCGGCACCCTGGACGACGCCGAGCGGGAGGTCGACGCGGCCCTCGCCGCCCAGAACACCGGCACCGAGGTGGTGACGGCGCAGAAGGTCGGCGGCCCCGGTGGTGACTCCTACGAGCTGCGTACCGGGCAGTTGAGCGCCGAGCAGGCCAACGCGGTCAAGGCGCAGATCGCCGAGGACCTGGGCATCAACGCCGACCAGATCAGCGGCAACCAGGTCAGCGAGGCGTGGGGTAGCCAGGTCACCGAGCGCGCCCTGCTCGGTCTGGTCATCTTCGTCGCGCTGGTGATGGTCTACCTGATCCTGCGCTTCGAGTGGCGGATGGCGGTCGCCGCCGTCGCCTCGCTGATCATGAACCTGGTTCTCACCGCCGGCATCTACTCGCTGGTCGGCTTCGAGGTCACCCCGTCGACGATCATCGGCTTCCTCACCATCCTGGGCTTCGCGCTCTACGACGTGGTGGTGGTCTTCGACAAGGTGCAGGAGAACACCCGGGGCATCACCGCCAACAACAACCAGACGTACGGCGAGGCGGCCAACCTGGCCGTCAACCAGAGCCTGATGCGGTCGCTGAACACCTCGGTGGTGGCCCTGCTGCCGGTCGGTGGCCTGCTCTTCATCGGTGCCGGCCTGCTCGGCGCGGGCACGCTGAAGGACCTCGGCCTGGTGCTGTTCGTCGGTATGGCGGTGGCGTTCCTGACCTCCATCCTGGTGGCCACGCCGCTGCTGGCCCTGCTGAAGAACTACGACCCGCGGATCCAGGCGCACAACAAGCGCGTCCTGGCCCGGCGGGGCGCGGTCAGTCGGGGCGAGGTCCCCGCGAAGGGCGCCGCGAGCCCGGCCCCTGCGGCCGCTGCCGACGAGCCGGTCGACCCGGACGCCGCCGCGCTGGCCGGCGCCGCTCCCAAGGTGGGCGCGCGCCCGGCCGGTAAGCGCCCGACCGGCGCGCGGGGCGGTCGCCCGGGTGGCGGCGGCAACCGGCCCGGTGGCGCCAAGCGGCGCTGACCCGGAACGAACCATCCGGACGGCGTCCGGCATGCTGTCAGAGCAGCACTGCCGGACGCCGTTCGTCGTCGAAGGGGAGCGAGACAGCCGTGACGGAGACCCACAGCACCGCCGCGCGGGGAGACAGCGGCCCGGAGGCCGCCCGACTGGTCGCCAGCCGGGTGCTGGACGTGCCCGACTTCCCCAAGCCCGGTGTCCTGTTCAAGGACCTGATGCCGCTCTTCGCCGACGCCAAGGTCTTCCGTGAGGTGATCGACGGGATCGTCGCGTACCACGGGCGGGACACCTTCGACGTGGTGGTGGGCATCGAGGCGCGCGGGTTCGTGGTGGCGGCGGCCATCGCGTACGCGGCCGAGGTGGGCGTGGTGCCGGTGCGCAAGGCCGGCAAGCTGCCCCGCCCCGCGCACTCGGTCTCCTACGCGCTGGAGTACGGCGAGGCCACCCTCGAGGTGCACGAGGACGCCTTCACCGCCGGGCACCGGGTGCTGGTGGTCGACGACGTGCTGGCCACCGGGGGCACCGCCGAGGCGACGCTGGACCTGGTCGAGCGGGCCGGCGGCACTGTCACCGGTTTCACGGTCCTGCTGGAGCTGGGCTTCCTGGGTGGGCGTGAGCGACTGGCCCCGCGTCCCGTCCATGCCCTGCTGACTGTTTGATCCCCGGCCCGTCGGTCGGAGTCGGCGCCGACCGTCCGGCGGAGCGGCAGCGGACCGTGCGTGCGGGTAGCATTGCCCTTTGCTGACGTCGGCGTGACCCGTCCGGCGGCGCGAGACCAGGCCGGCCGAGCTTCGGCTGGCGTGTTTCCGGCGAGCGGTGAGGAGGCCGGTGTCCCACGATGTCGTCCCTCCGGCGGAGGGCACGGTGCACCCGACAGGCGACGCTGACAGCTCGGTGAGCGACCGGACAGGCGACGCGCCGGCCCGGGTGACGGGCACCGGCACCGGCTCCACCGCAGCCCCGGGCGAGGGCGCGCAGCGCCCGACCGGCGGCGCGGCGCGCACGGAGGCGTCGCCGGGGCTCGACGGGTCCGGGTCGTTCCCGACCGACGCCGGCATCGACCCGTCGCCGAGCGGTGGGTTCGGGCTGTCCAGCGCGCCCACCGGCCGGCGGGTCCGGGCCCGGTTGGCCCGTTTCAACGCGCCCTGGCAGACCTCACAGGTCAGCGAGGTGCTGGAGCCGCTGATCGCGAGCCACCGGGACAACCACCCCAAGGCCGACGCCCGGCTGCTCCAGCGCGCCTTCGACACGGCCGCGCGGTGGCACTCCGGGCAGTACCGCAAGTCCGGCGACCCCTACATCACCCACCCCCTGGCCGTGGCCACGATCCTGGGCAACCTGGGGATGGACACCACGACGCTGGTCGCGGCGCTGCTGCACGACACGATCGAGGACACCGAATACTCGCTCGACCAGATGCGGGCCGACTTCGGTGGCGAGGTCGCCCTGCTGGTCGACGGCGTCACCAAGCTCGACAAGGTCAAGCTGGGCGACGCGGCCAAGGCTGAGACGATCCGCAAGATGGTCGTCGCGATGGCGAAGGACCCGCGGGTCCTGGTGATCAAGCTCGCCGACCGGCTGCACAACATGCGCACCCTGACCTTCCTGCCCCGCCCCAAGCAGGAGCAGAAGGCGAAGGAGACGCTGGAGATCCTGGCGCCGCTGGCGCACCGGCTCGGGATGAACACGATCAAGTGGGAGTTGGAGGACCTCTCCTTCGGCACCCTGTTCCCGAAGCGCTACGAGGAGATCAACCGGCTGATCGGTGAGCACCAGCCGCAGCGCGAGGCGCTTCTGCGGCAGGTGACGCAGAAGGTGCAGACGGACCTGAAGGCCGCCAAGATCAAGGCGGAGACCACCGGGCGGCCGAAGCACCTCTACTCGATCTACCAGAAGATGATCGTGCGGGGTCGCGACTTCAACGACATCTACGACCTGGTCGGGGTGCGCATCCTGGTCGACACGGTGCGGGACTGCTACGCGGCGCTGGGCGTGATCCACGCCAACTGGCAGCCGGTGCCGGGCCGGTTCAAGGACTACATCGCGATGCCCAAGTTCAACATGTACCAGTCGTTGCACACGACTGTCATCGGGCCCACCGGCAAGCCGGTGGAGATGCAGATCCGCACGTACGCGATGCACCGCACCGCGGAGTTCGGCATCGCCGCGCACTGGAAGTACAAGGAGCACAAGGGCACCCAGATCGTCGGCCCGCCGGCGCACATCGACGAGATGACCTGGCTGCGGCAGTTGCTGGACTGGCAGCGGGAGGCGGCCGACCCGAGCGAGTTCCTGGACGCGCTGCGCTTCGACCTGTCCAGCCAGGAGGTGTACGTCTTCACCCCCAAGGGTGACGTCATCCCGCTGCCGACCGGTTCGACGCCCGTCGACTTCGCGTACGCGGTGCACACCGAGGTCGGGCACAAGTGCATCGGCGCGCGGGTCAACGGCAAGCTGGTGCCGCTGGAGTCGACGCTGTCCAACGGCGACGTGATCGAGATCTTCACGTCGAAGTCCGAGACGGCCGGCCCGACACAGGACTGGCTGGGCTTCGTCAAGAGCCCGCGCGCCCGCACCAAGATCCGCCAGTACTTCAACAAGGAGCGGCGCGAGGAGGCGATCGAGGCCGGCAAGGACGCGATCGTCAAGGCGATGCGCAAACAGGGCATGCCGTTGCAGCGGATGCTCACCTCCGACGCGCTGATGTCGATCGCGCGGGACCTGCACCTGGCGGACGTGGCGTCGCTCTACGCGGCGGTCGGCGACAGCCAGGTCTCCGCGCAGTCGGTGGTGCAGAAGCTGATGGCCGCGTACGGCGGCGAGGAGGGCGCGGCGGAGGACATCGCCGAGACCGCCGTCGCCACCCGGCCGCCGCGCAGCCGGCAGAGCAGCAGCGACCCGGGCGTCGTCGTCCGGGGCGTCAGCGACGTCTGGATCAAGTTGGCGCGCTGCTGCACCCCGGTCCCACCGGATTCGGTGTTCGGCTTCGTCACCCGCTCCGGCGGGGTCAGCGTGCACCGCGACGACTGCGCCAACGCCGAGGACCTGCGGGCCCAGGCCGAGCGGGTGGTCGAGGTGAGTTGGAAGCTCACGTCCGCGTCCACGTTCCTGGTCGCCATCCAGGTCGAGGCCCTGGACCGGCACAAGCTGCTGGCCGACGTCACCCGGGTGCTCTCCGACGAGCGGGTCAACATCCTCTCCGCCACCGTCACCACCACCCGCGACCGGGTCGCGGTGAGCCGGTTCAGCTTCGAGATGGCCGACCCGAAGCACCTGGGCCACCTGCTGGCAACGGTCCGCAAGGTCGACGGCGTCTTCGACGCCTACCGGGTCACCTCGGGCGCCTGAGGCCGTCCCCACCGGAAACCGCCTGAGGCCGTCCACCGGACACCACCCGGGGGCGTACCCCGGAAACAACAGCGCCCGCCGGCTCAGCCGGCGGGCGCCCGTCGTGCGCGCGGGAGGTCAGCCCTGCGGGTTGCTCATCGTGAGGTCCTTGATGATGACCTCCTTCTTGGGATGGCCACCGCCGGGCTGCGGGGCGAAAGCCCCGTCGTCGCCGGCCTTGGCCACGTCCTTGACGATGTCCAGACCGCCGGTGACGGTGCCCAGCACCGTGTACGCCGGGTCCAGCGGCGAGTCGCCGTAGACGATGAAGAACTGGCTGCCGGTGCTGCCCGGCTGGCCGTTGTTGGCCATCGCGATGACACCCTCCGGGTACGGCGGGCGCTTGTCGGTGGGCAGGTTCTCCTCCGCCAGGCGGTAGCTCGGGCCGCCCTGGCCGTCGGTGGGACGCCACCCGTTGCCGGTGGCGCTGGGGTCACCGCACTGCAACACCTTGATGCCCTCGGTCACCATCCGGTGGCACTTGCTGTTGTCGAAGAAGTTCTTCTCGGCGAGGTAGGTGAAGCTGCCCGCCGTGCACGGCACCAGCGACCTGTCGACCTTGGCGGTGATCGGACCGAGGTTGGTGTCGATCGTCATGGTCTGCACGCCCTTGTTGGACTGCTCGTTGCTCGGCACCCCGACGTCCTTGATCTGCGGGGGCCGCTGGTCCGTGGGCAGCGTGGTGTACGCGCACTCGGACGCCCCGGCCGCCGCCGTGGTGGTGTCGGGTTTGTCGTCGTCGCCGAGGGACATCGCCAGCCAGACGGTGCCGGCGACCACCAGCACCAGCGCGGCACCCGCGCTGATGATCGCCGTCGTCTGCCGGCGCTTGCGGGCCTTGGCCGCGCGCTCGGCCATCTCCTTCTCGAGCCGGGCGCGGGCCGCCGCGCGCTGCCGCTCTCTGGTGGACGTCACGCCTGGATCCTCCTGGCTGTCTGCTGCTGAGTGCCGCTTCGGGTGGGTGGGAGCGCCCGGTCAGCCGGCGCTCGGGCTGCTGGCCGGGGCGCCGGAGGCCGACGGCGCGGGCGCCGCGCCGGTGACCGGCTCACCGACCGTCAGGCTCTGGATCGTCACGTCGGTGCTGGGCTTGACCTTGGCCCCCGTGCCATTGTCCACGGTCGGGAGGGCGCCGATCTTCTCCACCACGTCCAGGCCGCCGGTCACCCGGCCGATCACCGGGTACTTGGGGTCGGCGGTGGTGAAGTCCTTGAAGAAGATCAGGAACTGGCTGCCGTTGCTGCCCGGCGGGTTCGAGATCATCGTCACCGTGCCCTTGGGGTACGTCGGCGGCTGACCGGCGGCCGGGCTGGCCGACGGGGACGGCGCGGTCGGCACCTCCTCGTCGTAGAACGAGTAGGTCGGGCCGCCCAGACCGGTGCCGCTGGGGTCGCCGCAGCGCAGCGCGCCCTCGGTGGTGATCTCGTGGCACTTCGTGTTGTCGTAGAACGACCGGCTCGCCAGGTGCGCGATGCTCGCGGCGGCGCACGGGGAGTTGGTCAGGTTCAGCTCCGCGGTGATCGGGCCGCCCTGGTTCGTGGTGACGGTCATCGCCCGGGTGCCGTCGGTGGGCAGGTCCTTGCTCGCGGGCGTGCCGACGTCCTTGAGGTTGGTGTTGGCCGTCGCGTCCTGCGGCGTCCAGAGGCAGGTCTCCTCGGCCGCCGTGTTCTGCTTCGGGTCCGAGTCGAACGCCCCGAGCGCCCACGCCGAGCCCGCCACGACCAGGACGAGGATCAGGGCCGCGCCGACGCCGGCCTGGATCTGCCGGCGGCGCCGCGTGGCGGCCGCCCGGCGAGCCATCTGCCGGTCGAGCTTGGCCCGCGCCAGTTTGCGCTGCCGGTCCCTGCTGGAAGCCACCCGTGCTCCCCTTTCCGCTACCTGGTCGTCGCCGGCGGCCGGTCGCCCCGGCCCGTCCGGGCGTCACGTGTGCCGCGCCACATGCCCGCCAGAGTGTACGGCTAGTGACTGGGAATGTGGTGTACGAGGTCCACCCCGTCCCGAGCAGCGCTTATCGGGAGGTGTCACTGTGTCGCCCGGGGCGTGCGGGACGGGACGGCGCAAAACCCGCGGGGGCCGCCCGTTAGGCTGCTGGACAGGACGACAGCAGCTCGACGGAGAGGACAGCGCCCGTGCTCGTGGCCGGCTTTCCCGCGGACGCCTTCGGCACCAACTGCTACGTGGTCGCCACCGCGCCGGGGGAGCAGTGCGTGGTGGTCGACCCCGGCATCGGGGTGCTCGGCCAGCTCGACGCGCTGCTCGCCGAGCACCGCCTGCATCCGGCCGCCGTGCTGCTCACCCACGGCCACCTCGACCACACCTTCTCGGTCGCGCCGGTCTGCGGCGCGCGCGGCATCACCGCCTACGTGCACCCCGGCGACCGGGAGATGCTGGCCGACCCGTCCAAGGGCCTCTCGGCCGATCTGACGGCGCTCTTCGGTGGTCGGCTCAGCTACACCGAGCCGGAGGACGTGGCGGCGTTGACCGACGGCGCGACGCTCACCCTCGCCGGCCTGGAGATCACCGTCGACCACGCCCCGGGCCATACCGGCGGGTCGGTGCTGTTCCGCCTGCCGGGCGCGGGGTCCGACTGGGAGGCCGACGAGCTGTGCCTCTCCGGTGACGTCCTCTTCGCCGGGTCCATCGGCCGCACCGACCTGCCGGGCGGCAGCATGCCGGCCATGCTGACCAGCCTGCGCGACAAGATCCTCCCGTTGGCCGACGACACCGTCGTGCTACCGGGCCACGGCCCGGCCACCACCATCGGCCGCGAGCGCGCCAGCAACCCGTACCTCATCGAGGTGGCTGGCACGACGCCGGCCGCGCCCACCCGGGGCCTCTAGATCGTCGTCCGCGCCCTGCGCGCGGACCCTCGACACCGCCGCGCCACCGGCGCGGAACCGCAAGGAGTACGCCGATGAGCAAGCCCACGCCCATCTCCGGCTTCCCGGAGTGGACCCCCGGCCAGCGGATGATCGAGCAGTTCGTGCTCGACAAGATCCGGGCCACCTTCGAGCTGTACGGCTTCGCCCCGCTGGAGACCCGCGCCGTGGAGCCGCTGGACCAGTTGCTGCGCAAGGGCGAGACCTCGAAGGAGGTCTACGTGATCCGCCGGCTGCACGCCGACGCCGAGGGCGGCGGTGGGGACGACCAGTTGGGCCTGCACTTCGACCTGACAGTGCCGTTCGCCCGGTACGTGCTGGAGAACGCCGGCAAGCTGAGCTTCCCGTTCCGCCGCTACCAGATCCAGAAGGTCTGGCGCGGTGAGCGACCGCAGGAGGGCCGCTACCGGGAGTTCGTCCAGGCCGACATCGACATCGTCGACCGGGACACGCTGGCCGCGCACCACGAGGCGGAGATGCCGCTGGTCATCGGCGACGCGCTGCGCTCGCTGCCGATCCCGCCGGTGACCATCCAGGTCAACAACCGCAAGATCTGGGAGGGCTTCTTCCGGGGTATCGGGGTGACCGACCCGGAGGCCGCGCTGCGCGCCGTCGACAAGCTCGACAAGATCGGCCCGGCGAAGGTGACCGACCTGCTGGCGCAGACCGCCGGCGCCACCGAGGCGCAGGCCAAGGCATGCCTGGCGCTGGCCGAGATCTCCGCCCCGGACGACTCGTTCGCCGACGCCGTCCGGGCGCTCGGGGTGAGCGACCCGCTGCTCGACGAGGGCATCGAGGAACTGGTCCGGGTGGTGCGGACCGCCGCCGAGCACGCGCCCGGCCTCTGCGTTGCGGACCTGCGCATCGCGCGCGGCCTGGACTACTACACCGGCACCGTCTACGAGACCCAGCTGCGCGGTTACGAGCGGTTCGGGTCCATCTGCTCCGGCGGCCGGTACGACAACCTGGCCAGCGCCGGAGCCGTCTCGTACCCCGGGGTGGGGATCTCGATCGGGGTGACCCGGCTGCTCGGGCTGCTCTTCGGCGCGGGGGAGCTGTCGGTCTCGCGGCAGGTGCCGACCGCCGTGCTCGTCGCGGTGACCAGCGAGGAGCAGCGGACCGCGAGCAACCGGGTGGCCGAGGCGTTGCGGCGACGCGGCGTGCCGACCGAGGTGTCGCCGAGCGCGGCGAAGTTCGGCAAGCAGATCCGCTACGCCGAGCGGCGCGGCATCCCGTACGTGTGGTTCCCGGGCGTCGACGGCGGGTCGGACGAGGTGAAGGACATCCGCTCCGGTGAGCAGGTCACGGCCGGCGCGCAGGACTGGATGCCACCGGTGGCGGACCTCAAACCAGCTGTTGGTTGAGCGTCTCCGCTGGCGTTAACGGCCGTTGGGACCTACGGTAGCGTAAGTTACGCCACCGTAGGGAGCATTCCGTGACCGTCAGCACCACAATGAGTCAGACCGCACTGCTCGTCGAGTTGGAGCCGGTCGTCGCTCGCAACCTCGACCGCCATCTGGGGTTGGCGAAGGAGTGGTTCCCGCACGAGTACGTGCCGTGGAGCGAGGGACGCACCTTCGACGGGCCGCTCGGCGGCGAGGCGTGGTCGCCGACCGACTCCACGATCCCGGACGTGGCCCGCACCGCGCTGATCGTGAACCTGCTGACCGAGGACAACCTGCCCTCGTACCACCACGAGATCGCCACCCTCTTCGGCCGGGACGGCGCCTGGGGCACCTGGGTGCACCGCTGGACCGCCGAGGAGGGGCGGCACGGTGTCGCCATCCGCGACTACCTGACCGTCACCCGGGCGGTCGACCCGGTGGCGCTGGAGCGCGCCCGGATGACGCACATGTCGGAGGGCT
It contains:
- the hisS gene encoding histidine--tRNA ligase, whose product is MSKPTPISGFPEWTPGQRMIEQFVLDKIRATFELYGFAPLETRAVEPLDQLLRKGETSKEVYVIRRLHADAEGGGGDDQLGLHFDLTVPFARYVLENAGKLSFPFRRYQIQKVWRGERPQEGRYREFVQADIDIVDRDTLAAHHEAEMPLVIGDALRSLPIPPVTIQVNNRKIWEGFFRGIGVTDPEAALRAVDKLDKIGPAKVTDLLAQTAGATEAQAKACLALAEISAPDDSFADAVRALGVSDPLLDEGIEELVRVVRTAAEHAPGLCVADLRIARGLDYYTGTVYETQLRGYERFGSICSGGRYDNLASAGAVSYPGVGISIGVTRLLGLLFGAGELSVSRQVPTAVLVAVTSEEQRTASNRVAEALRRRGVPTEVSPSAAKFGKQIRYAERRGIPYVWFPGVDGGSDEVKDIRSGEQVTAGAQDWMPPVADLKPAVG
- a CDS encoding MBL fold metallo-hydrolase, yielding MLVAGFPADAFGTNCYVVATAPGEQCVVVDPGIGVLGQLDALLAEHRLHPAAVLLTHGHLDHTFSVAPVCGARGITAYVHPGDREMLADPSKGLSADLTALFGGRLSYTEPEDVAALTDGATLTLAGLEITVDHAPGHTGGSVLFRLPGAGSDWEADELCLSGDVLFAGSIGRTDLPGGSMPAMLTSLRDKILPLADDTVVLPGHGPATTIGRERASNPYLIEVAGTTPAAPTRGL
- the secD gene encoding protein translocase subunit SecD; amino-acid sequence: MAPPQGQMRPGRQLAVLGFIFVVLYLLVFFAGTNGSLKDRLEPKLGLDLIGGTRLTLEATNSVDGRPPTAENLEEARQIIESRVNGLGVAEAEVVTEGNRNIVISLPGENRDIDEVGSAAELRFRKVLKAADGSGTVAAPPAATPTPSGAATPTPTGGATPTPTGSPSPKVTSSPSGGQGGMAPASPSATPTPPASASATPSATASAEPVPASVEEQRKAIEQKVGAAAWQAASGLQAPADLTADPSLGDKLKPFGTLTPQEVAVLPAQMQFNVPTIGCAQLDKRPPASISDPKQQVVACEDGASKYLLDQAKVEGTDVGDADAVLDQTNSWVVSLDFTGEGQGKWTALTREAFNNEGQACDATALGQDGKCRVAVVLDNEIVSSPEIQGVLTGNSQITGNFNQKDASALAGQLRYGALPVTFEPQEQQNVTATLGASHLRAGLLAAGIGMLLVIIYSFFYYRLLGSVIFLSLILSALLVFGALVVLGRQIGFTLTLAGIAGMIVSLGVAADSFVIYFERLKDEIREGRSPRSAVPRAWIRARRTIISANAITLLSAVVLYVVSVGTVKGFAFALGLATVLDLVVVFLFRHPIMTMFARTRAFLSPRVSGLGRALPARTQPTQPRNPRAKEA
- the secF gene encoding protein translocase subunit SecF, translating into MARNGLASRLYNGEAGLNIVGRRKLWFSVAGLLVLIAILSFSIRGFSLGIEFAGGNSFQVPASVGTLDDAEREVDAALAAQNTGTEVVTAQKVGGPGGDSYELRTGQLSAEQANAVKAQIAEDLGINADQISGNQVSEAWGSQVTERALLGLVIFVALVMVYLILRFEWRMAVAAVASLIMNLVLTAGIYSLVGFEVTPSTIIGFLTILGFALYDVVVVFDKVQENTRGITANNNQTYGEAANLAVNQSLMRSLNTSVVALLPVGGLLFIGAGLLGAGTLKDLGLVLFVGMAVAFLTSILVATPLLALLKNYDPRIQAHNKRVLARRGAVSRGEVPAKGAASPAPAAAADEPVDPDAAALAGAAPKVGARPAGKRPTGARGGRPGGGGNRPGGAKRR
- a CDS encoding adenine phosphoribosyltransferase; this translates as MTETHSTAARGDSGPEAARLVASRVLDVPDFPKPGVLFKDLMPLFADAKVFREVIDGIVAYHGRDTFDVVVGIEARGFVVAAAIAYAAEVGVVPVRKAGKLPRPAHSVSYALEYGEATLEVHEDAFTAGHRVLVVDDVLATGGTAEATLDLVERAGGTVTGFTVLLELGFLGGRERLAPRPVHALLTV
- a CDS encoding bifunctional (p)ppGpp synthetase/guanosine-3',5'-bis(diphosphate) 3'-pyrophosphohydrolase encodes the protein MSHDVVPPAEGTVHPTGDADSSVSDRTGDAPARVTGTGTGSTAAPGEGAQRPTGGAARTEASPGLDGSGSFPTDAGIDPSPSGGFGLSSAPTGRRVRARLARFNAPWQTSQVSEVLEPLIASHRDNHPKADARLLQRAFDTAARWHSGQYRKSGDPYITHPLAVATILGNLGMDTTTLVAALLHDTIEDTEYSLDQMRADFGGEVALLVDGVTKLDKVKLGDAAKAETIRKMVVAMAKDPRVLVIKLADRLHNMRTLTFLPRPKQEQKAKETLEILAPLAHRLGMNTIKWELEDLSFGTLFPKRYEEINRLIGEHQPQREALLRQVTQKVQTDLKAAKIKAETTGRPKHLYSIYQKMIVRGRDFNDIYDLVGVRILVDTVRDCYAALGVIHANWQPVPGRFKDYIAMPKFNMYQSLHTTVIGPTGKPVEMQIRTYAMHRTAEFGIAAHWKYKEHKGTQIVGPPAHIDEMTWLRQLLDWQREAADPSEFLDALRFDLSSQEVYVFTPKGDVIPLPTGSTPVDFAYAVHTEVGHKCIGARVNGKLVPLESTLSNGDVIEIFTSKSETAGPTQDWLGFVKSPRARTKIRQYFNKERREEAIEAGKDAIVKAMRKQGMPLQRMLTSDALMSIARDLHLADVASLYAAVGDSQVSAQSVVQKLMAAYGGEEGAAEDIAETAVATRPPRSRQSSSDPGVVVRGVSDVWIKLARCCTPVPPDSVFGFVTRSGGVSVHRDDCANAEDLRAQAERVVEVSWKLTSASTFLVAIQVEALDRHKLLADVTRVLSDERVNILSATVTTTRDRVAVSRFSFEMADPKHLGHLLATVRKVDGVFDAYRVTSGA
- a CDS encoding peptidylprolyl isomerase, whose product is MTSTRERQRAAARARLEKEMAERAAKARKRRQTTAIISAGAALVLVVAGTVWLAMSLGDDDKPDTTTAAAGASECAYTTLPTDQRPPQIKDVGVPSNEQSNKGVQTMTIDTNLGPITAKVDRSLVPCTAGSFTYLAEKNFFDNSKCHRMVTEGIKVLQCGDPSATGNGWRPTDGQGGPSYRLAEENLPTDKRPPYPEGVIAMANNGQPGSTGSQFFIVYGDSPLDPAYTVLGTVTGGLDIVKDVAKAGDDGAFAPQPGGGHPKKEVIIKDLTMSNPQG
- a CDS encoding peptidylprolyl isomerase; protein product: MASSRDRQRKLARAKLDRQMARRAAATRRRRQIQAGVGAALILVLVVAGSAWALGAFDSDPKQNTAAEETCLWTPQDATANTNLKDVGTPASKDLPTDGTRAMTVTTNQGGPITAELNLTNSPCAAASIAHLASRSFYDNTKCHEITTEGALRCGDPSGTGLGGPTYSFYDEEVPTAPSPSASPAAGQPPTYPKGTVTMISNPPGSNGSQFLIFFKDFTTADPKYPVIGRVTGGLDVVEKIGALPTVDNGTGAKVKPSTDVTIQSLTVGEPVTGAAPAPSASGAPASSPSAG
- the yajC gene encoding preprotein translocase subunit YajC, encoding MGRSVTVHYAASGGGAGGFTPILMIALLFGVMYFMMIRPQQKRRREAEAMQSNLGPGDEVVTIGGLYGTVTGVEDETVLLEVAPGVQTRYARPAIARVVTRAELPSEPVTEDADTAKD